The Desulfotignum phosphitoxidans DSM 13687 genome includes a region encoding these proteins:
- a CDS encoding dihydroorotate dehydrogenase-like protein yields MDITTNYLGMKLNSPVIAGSSGLTDSVDKIEALARHGAGAVVLKSIFEEEILFQFEDVLKDAEKDGVDLDQFDYFDFHLKGKKINHYIKLIQAAKQAVDIPVIASINCVSSHEWTAFADRLQDAGADALELNMFFLPSDFQRTSMEQEKAYFKVIDKVLAAVSIPVALKISYYFSSLGPMIQRLSKTGIKGLVLFNRFFSPDFDIDKMTVKPSFVFSSPAELAMSLRWIAIMANKVDCDLAASTGVHDGPALIKQLLAGARSVQTVSSLYRKGPTHIETMLDNLKTWMKTHDYHCLDDFRGQLSQEVTTNPAAYERVQFMRYFEGEKDLT; encoded by the coding sequence ATGGACATCACAACCAATTATCTGGGTATGAAACTGAACAGTCCGGTCATCGCCGGCAGCTCAGGGCTGACCGATTCGGTGGATAAAATTGAGGCCCTGGCCCGGCACGGTGCCGGAGCCGTGGTCCTCAAGTCGATTTTTGAGGAAGAGATCCTGTTCCAGTTTGAAGATGTTCTCAAGGATGCTGAAAAAGACGGCGTTGATCTGGACCAGTTCGATTATTTTGATTTTCACCTCAAAGGCAAAAAAATCAACCACTATATCAAACTGATCCAGGCTGCCAAGCAGGCCGTGGATATTCCGGTCATCGCCAGCATCAACTGTGTCAGCTCCCATGAATGGACCGCATTTGCCGACCGTCTTCAGGATGCCGGGGCCGACGCTTTAGAGTTGAACATGTTTTTTCTTCCCTCGGATTTCCAGCGGACCTCCATGGAACAGGAAAAAGCTTATTTCAAGGTCATTGACAAGGTGCTGGCCGCCGTCTCCATCCCGGTGGCCCTTAAAATCAGCTATTACTTTTCCAGCCTCGGGCCGATGATCCAGCGCCTGTCTAAAACCGGTATCAAAGGGCTCGTCCTGTTCAACCGCTTTTTCAGCCCGGATTTCGATATCGACAAAATGACCGTGAAACCCTCTTTTGTGTTCAGCAGCCCGGCCGAACTGGCTATGTCCCTGCGCTGGATCGCCATCATGGCAAACAAGGTGGATTGTGATCTGGCCGCATCCACCGGGGTTCACGATGGTCCGGCCCTGATCAAACAGCTCCTTGCCGGCGCCAGATCTGTACAGACGGTCTCCAGCCTCTACCGCAAGGGGCCGACGCATATAGAAACCATGCTCGACAATCTGAAAACCTGGATGAAGACGCATGATTATCATTGCCTTGACGATTTTCGCGGCCAATTGAGCCAGGAGGTGACCACCAACCCCGCTGCTTATGAACGGGTGCAGTTCATGCGTTATTTCGAAGGGGAAAAAGACCTGACGTGA
- a CDS encoding cupin domain-containing protein, whose translation MRVIKLSETNEFKPGVMKRFFLVETSEHFKIINFNLDAGVVFPVHSHDLDGELSIQVLEGKGWFLAANDEKIPAETGDILISEIREPHGVESDTKMRILVTIAPPI comes from the coding sequence ATGCGCGTGATCAAACTCAGCGAAACCAATGAATTCAAGCCCGGCGTGATGAAACGGTTTTTTCTGGTGGAAACATCCGAGCATTTCAAAATCATCAATTTCAACCTGGATGCCGGGGTGGTGTTTCCGGTTCATTCCCATGACCTGGACGGTGAATTGTCCATCCAGGTGCTGGAAGGAAAAGGATGGTTCCTTGCTGCAAACGATGAAAAAATCCCCGCGGAAACAGGGGATATTCTGATTTCGGAAATCAGGGAGCCCCACGGGGTTGAATCGGATACAAAGATGAGAATCCTGGTTACCATTGCCCCGCCCATTTGA
- a CDS encoding ferredoxin yields the protein MSKKVFIETEECIGCETCVELCPDVFGFDEETEKAFVIQAEGGPEDCIDEAIDTCPVECIHWEE from the coding sequence ATGAGTAAAAAGGTGTTCATCGAAACAGAGGAATGTATCGGGTGCGAAACCTGTGTCGAGCTTTGTCCGGATGTGTTCGGATTTGACGAAGAGACTGAAAAAGCGTTTGTCATCCAGGCTGAAGGTGGCCCTGAGGATTGTATTGACGAGGCCATCGATACCTGCCCGGTGGAATGTATCCACTGGGAGGAATAG